The Xiphophorus couchianus unplaced genomic scaffold, X_couchianus-1.0 Scaffold1000102, whole genome shotgun sequence genome includes a region encoding these proteins:
- the orc1 gene encoding origin recognition complex subunit 1 isoform X5 has protein sequence MKYFTRLRVRRVYEWRGAALGFNRKLQTYEYGSLSIRVEGLPHSTVISAGQHILIEGDDDDNPYVARVVRLFADESGAQKKAVVQWYVRVSEVPPGKLKLLGRNPHPQEVFFYEGRSCEDEVNAESVLRPVQVRHVDAAAPFPVSEDGDIFYVKLSWDSRTFRPVDPSLLDAPRPPCPSLPLSPPSSPLAAAPAPGGPARRALPTPDPAVMRGAMATPASSRKPGAEAESLHSLTKLSASKCLSAKRRSATCRTPGVRKKLQLSSPDDPAALRDDVLQQLLEAELEKGRRSAATASPSEPLHITHSLTPLRRTSRTPGRHDNFPLTPCSVRRRESQSETDSPPAGDDLSRTSTRRKEVQTGTEPVLEVLDEEEEKNGALRIPRRKSALKVSSRIRKQLNLLDDRLSSDEDEEEEEFVPSRKELQSDEEEDDEGDEEEDEELEVKKSRRSSSSAVSRTKQRTSARTPRKTPRKAGPKTPRTHHHATPSIPNRAQPARRPGNILEEARARLHVSAVPESLPCREQEFQDIYSFVESKVLDGTGGCMYVSGVPGTGKTATVQEVMRCLQHAAEQDEIPPFVFIQINGMKMTDPHQAYAQILQKLTGQKATADHAAALLEKRFSHPAPRKETTVLLVDELDLLWTRKQNVMYNLFDWPTRRHARLVVLAIANTMDLPERILINRVASRLGLTRMSFQPYSFKQLQQIVTSRLNKLKAFEDDALQIVSRKVAALSGDARRCLDICRRATEICERSAARLVGMSHVMQALDEMFSSPYVAAIRSASTQEQLFLRAVIAEFRRLGLEEATFQQVLVQHQALCRVEGLQPVGVSEGLAACRRLGACRLLLLEPSCLGVLQRVRLNVSQDDVLFALKAD, from the exons ATGAAGTATTTCACCAGGCTGAGAGTCAGACGGGTCTATGAATGGCGCGGAGCTGCGCTGGGCTTCAACAGGAAGCTCCAAACTTATGAATATGG CTCTCTCTCCATCAGGGTGGAGGGTCTCCCTCATTCCACCGTCATCAGCGCCGGGCAGCACATCCTGATCGAGGGTGACGACGACGACAACCCGTACGTCGCCCGAGTGGTGCGGCTGTTCGCAGACG AGAGCGGCGCGCAGAAGAAGGCCGTGGTCCAGTGGTACGTCCGGGTGTCTGAAGTGCCGCCGGGCAAACTGAAGCTGCTGGGCAGAAACCCTCACCCACAGGAAGTCTTCTTCTACGAAGGTCGCAGCTGTGAGGACGAGGTCAACGCCGAGTCCGTCCTCCGACCCGTTCAG GTGAGACACGTGGACGCCGCCGCTCCGTTCCCCGTCTCTGAGGACGgagacattttctacgtcaaaCTGTCCTGGGATTCCAGAACCTTCCGACCCGTCGACCCGTCTCTGCTGGACGCTCCTCGTCCTCCCtgcccctccctccctctctccccgCCTAGCTCGCCCCTTGCGGCGGCCCCGGCTCCTGGGGGCCCGGCCCGCCGCGCCCTCCCCACCCCGGACCCCGCCGTGATGCGCGGCGCCATGGCGACGCCAGCGAGCAGCAGGAAGCCCGGCGCCGAGGCCGAGTCGCTGCACTCCCTCACCAAACTGTCGGCCTCCAAATGCCTCAGCGCCAAGCGGCGCAGCGCCACCTGCAGGACGCCGGGCGTCCGcaagaagctgcagctcagca GTCCAGACGACCCGGCGGCGCTCAGAGACGacgtcctgcagcagctgctggaggcGGAGCTAGAGAAGGGGAGGCGGTCCGCCGCCACGGCGTCCCCCTCTGAGCCGCTCCACATCACCCACAGCCTCACCCCCCTCCGCAGGACCAGCAGGACACCCGGTCGCCACGACAACTTTCCCCTGACGCCGTGCTCCGTCCGCCGCCGGGAGTCCCAGAGCGAGACAGACAGTCCGCCGGCCGGAGACGACctcagcag aaccagcaccAGGAGGAAGGAGGTCCAGACTGGGACGGAAccggttctggaggttct agacgaggaggaggagaagaacgGCGCCCTGAGGATCCCCAGGAGGAAGTCGGCTCTGAAGGTGTCGTCTCGGATCAGGAAGCAGCT GAACCTTCTGGACGACCGGCTGAGCTCTGACgaagacgaggaagaggaggagtttgTTCCCTCCaggaaggagctgcagagcgacgaagaggaggatgatgaaggtgatgaggaagaggatgaagagTTGGAGGTGAAGAAGAGCCGccgctcctcttcctcggcAGTGTCTCGTACCAAGCAGAGAACCTCAGCCCGAACGCCGAGGAAGACTCCGAGGAAG gccGGTCCGAAAACGCCGCGGACTCACCACCACGCCACGCCCAGCATCCCGAACCGGGCCCAGCCGGCCCGTCGCCCCGGCAACATCCTGGAGGAGGCCAGAGCCAG GCTCCACGTGTCGGCCGTGCCGGAGTCGCTGCCCTGCAGGGAGCAGGAGTTCCAGGACATCTACAGCTTCGTGGAGAGCAAGGTTCTGGACGGAACCGGAGG GTGCATGTACGTGTCCGGCGTGCCGGGGACGGGGAAGACGGCCACGGTGCAGGAAGTGATGCGCTGCCTGCAGCACGCCGCCGAGCAGGACGAGATCCCGCCGTTCGTCTTCATCCAGATCAACGGGATGAAGATGACCGACCCCCACCAGGCCTACGCCCAGATCCTGCAG aagcTGACGGGTCAGAAAGCCACGGCCGACCACGCCGCCGCCCTGCTGGAGAAAAGGTTCAGCCATCCGGCGCCGAGGAAGGAGACCACGGTGCTGCTGGTGGACGAG CTGGACCTGCTGTGGACCAGGAAGCAGAACGTGATGTACAACCTGTTCGACTGGCCGACGCGGCGCCACGCCCGCCTGGTGGTGCTGGCCATCGCCAACACCATGGACCTGCCGGAGAGGATCCTCATCAACCGCGTGGCCAGCAGGCTG ggTCTGACCCGGATGTCCTTCCAGCCGTACTCCTtcaagcagctgcagcagatcgTCACGTCTCGCCTCAACAAGCTGAAGGCCTTCGAGGACGACGCGCTGCAGATCGTCTCCAGGAAG GTGGCGGCGCTGTCGGGCGACGCCCGCAGGTGCCTGGACATCTGCCGGCGGGCGACGGAGATCTGCGAGCGCTCGGCGGCGCGGCTGGTGGGGATGAGCCACGTGATGCAGGCGCTGGACGAGATGTTCTCCTCGCCGTACGTCGCCGCCATCAG GAGTGCGTCGACGCAGGAGCAGCTGTTCCTACGAGCCGTCATCGCAGAGTTCAGGAGGCTGGGACTGGAGGAGGCCACCTTCCAACAg GTGCTGGTGCAGCACCAGGCTCTGTGTCGGGTGGAGGGCCTGCAGCCCGTCGGCGTGTCGGAGGGCCTGGCTGCGTGTCGGCGCCTGGGAGCctgcaggctgctgctgctggagcccAGCTGCCTGGGGGTCCTGCAGAGGGTCCGGCTCAACGTGAGCCAGGACGACGTGCTCTTCGCCCTGAAGGCCGActga